CTCAATAAACTAACTGTTTGAATGTGTAATGCTCCAAGGTAAATAAAATATGCCTAAGCACtttattcttgtgttttttgacattatttcatGAAAAATAAAGCATACTAACTTGAATGTgtcactattatatatatatgtgtgtgtgtgtgtgtgtgtgtgtatagtgtgcgTAGTGTATTTGGAATTAAAAGTCAAGTAGtcagttatttatatatgcattatttatctaacaattgtcaacagaacagtaatgaatatagagtagaaaatgtaaaaataataaattagttattaataatacagtattaacaatataaataatataaataaacaatgttaataaaATGGTAAATACAAACAGAAACCGACACAAAGTGGACTTAAAAGTCAAGGACATTTATTAAtccaatatttatttaacaatggtcaaaaaacagtaatgaacatggaataaaaattcttaaaaattaaatgttaaatattaacagaataaatacaaaattaacaaattaaataaaatgttaaataaatttagaaatcaaaacaataagtgaaatagaataaatttaACTATTATGGTTGTAACCTGTATacactttatacacacacacacacacatataaataataaataagttaaataaaatgtcaacaaaataaataaactatttaaataaaaagtgcaataaaacagAATCAAACAAGTTCATTAaagaactattatggttataaatctgtttattatctgtacacacacacatatataaataataagttaaataaaatgttaacaaaataaatacactatttaaataaaatgcgcaataaaatagaaaccaacaacaagtgaaatagaataaactgtagaactattatggctataaactatataaatacacacacaaatataaataataaataagttaaataaaatgttaacaaaataaattattaaaaagtaaaatgtgcaaaaaaacaagtgaaatagaataaattaaattattatggttataaactgtaaacactatacacacacacacacacacacacacacatgaataatATATacgttaaataaaatgtcaacaaaataaatacactatttaaagaaaatgtgaaataaaaatataaactaacaGCAAGTGAAATTGAATAAATAGAAGAACTattacactatatacatacacaaacaaacaaacacattattttgGGTTGGTCCTTTTCATTTCCTCTAGCCACTCTTCTTTAGTTAAAGTTTCAGTCTGTGGGCAGTACACCCTGCCCCTGAGTTAGCTATGGCCTGTGGCATTTGTTTTGAACTGCCCACACTTTTTACAAGTGTTCGCTTGAACAGTTCTCCGGTACGGTCTTTTGGGAATGGATCCAGATGTGGACGGTGATGCAGCAGGCTATGAGCTGGTACTGGACATTGTTGGCTGAAGTGGTGGCTGTCTGAGTGGCATCCCCTGCACCATTGGGATACCCTGGGCCATCTGCACTCCTTGCATCATCGGGATACCCTGGGCCATAGGGATTCCCTGGACCATTGGCACAGCCTGGAACATTGGTACACCCTGAAACATCAGCATACCCTGGTGTAGCTGGGATGTATATGTTGGGTACCATCTGCAGCGATGCTCcaggtgctggtggtgtaaatatgaCCTGGGTCTGTACTGGTGCCTTGGGTCTGAGTGGGGGTCGTCCAACAGATGTCTGCCTCTGCCTTGCCTGACCTGCTGTGCTCTCTGGCAACACATACTGGTGCTGCTCTCCTGGTTGGTCTGGCTCTGTCCGAAGACTTTTGGCAACTGGAAGAGGTTCCTGGGCTTCTGGGAGGGGTTGAGGCGACTGAATACCCTGAAGCAGCACAGACAGCTCCTGCTTCTTCTGTCTGTTAGGGTTAGACCACTGAATCAGGGTATTCTGGTTTACCTCAACCAGCTGCATGGATGTACCTCCCATTACCAAGCTGTTGCCCAGAGTTGCCTAATCCTGCGGTAGTCTTGGATCAGAGACCATCTTGAAAGGGTTCCCTTGCCTTTTTGCTTGGGACTAGGGTGGATGGTACAAAGCCTAATAAAGATGGTCTCCACAAGACGGCAACAGTCAGGCCACTGAGCAGGAGAACTGCTTGCACCCAGCACACATCTGGTAGTGCTCTCCACGCCAGGGGTGTGAGTGGGCTTCTTGGGTGTTTTAAATCGCCCACTCAGCAGTCGCTTCTGGTGTCGAGCTGCATACACACCCGCTTCTTGTCTTGGTCATGCAGGCTTTGCCAAAGACCAATGATCTCGTCGGCCTCCTGGTTGGTGAGGCTGAGGCTTTTGTGGGTCCAAAGCtcaaccagatattcagccagCCTGTCCACATTCTGGAAGCCCGGAATATTTTGGTAGTCAACAGCCTAATGAaagcacaacaaaataaaatagcataTTAAATTTTTCAATGCATAATTCCATAATTGTTTCTGTTATCATGTTGAAGCTGCACTACGGAAATAAACCTGATGCGTGTTtgactttacactttattttttttaattattctagATCACTGTAAAGACAGAAATTAGTGGGACTTACAGTcacttcatcaccatcatcatcgtcgtcatcatcatgTGGAGACTGGCAAAGAAGCGACACTGCTGGTGACTGCAGTGGAGGAACCcgatctcaatgtggaggaggatGGTGACAGAGCAGCctccggatcaacaatagtgtgaTCCTCACTGATGTCACAGAAGCCCTCATCTTCTTCTCGCTCATCCACATTGAGATCCTCAATGAGCTCAGCAGTCTGCTCACAGTCTGGGTTCATGTTCTGCAGTGCCTGACCAGTCTGCTGGAACAGATACTGCACTCCAATGAGCtcacctgaaaaaaataaatgaaacataaataaacaaattttaagagCCATGTTTGATTGGGTGTTGAAGTAGCAAGTAGTTTTAAAAGCTCAACGTCaaggaagaaacaaacaaaaacatacattttaatcaGAGATccaaaacataattaatattcTGGACAAAACATCTAATGAAATGCAATGGAAATACAACGAAGACAgagaaatgtacaaataaatttcCCTCAAAGCTTGTAGCATTATGGTTGATAATgacatgtaataataatgtaatgataaCTTTGTATCTTGCTTTACTTCAGTAAATAGTCATGAAACAATACATTTGTtcttacaaatatttaaagacaAGCAAAGATTTCACAGCACAAAGCTCATGAACATTGACCTACTGTATCAAACTGGATACAGTAGATGGAGagaacacagaaattgcaggtttaTTAACAATAGCAAAATCTCTTACCAGTGTAACGTGCAGGCGGACAAAAGTTGGGCACCACTTTTCTCCCAAACAGCTTTTCAAAGTTGCAGTTTACACAGTGAACAAGTTCTCCTGTGTAGCTGCGTAAAGCTGATGGTTCAGATGCCAAGGAAGCAGCCTCCCGGTCCTGGTTCCACCTGTTTAGTCCCTCCAGCAAATAAATCTGAAAGATCAGACTATTTGCGCTGTACcctgtaaatattaaaaacaatgtttaggacttgattaaaaaacaaacacacaaagacatttAATGCGTTTTTACACAATGTTTGTGCAGAATCATACCTGGGATGAAACGATTGAGGTGTAAATGAAAGGACTCGAGAGACGTGGAGTCCCTGGCACATCTGTAGGTCCGTAGCAGAACACCTCCCTTGGTTATGCTCCCCGTTTCAGTATAGAGCACGACACCAGGGGGGTCCTGAATGcattttatatgctttttttGGACACTCCAGATGTGCCCCATCCTTTCCTTGTCTAAAAGAGGAACGCCCAGCGAGTCATTGCCCTTGTTGCTCATGAGCTCAGTAAGAAGCTGTTCAAGTAGAAGGATGGTAGTCTCCTCCCCACGGGTCCTTCTCCGGCAATGGAGAGCCAGCTCCTCCCTGGTGAGATGCTTGTTGACATCAGCATCTGTCAACGCAGGCCAACCTTGGGACATCAACAGTGCTCGCTTTGCTTGGCGTAGCAAAGAAACATCAGCCGCATCCCATTCAAAAATGCACGCAGAGATCCGTGACATGAAGATGGGATACAGTTGATGAGCATCAGTTGTACATCCCACAGCAATCCTGCGCATAAAGTGCCAGATGTCCAATTTCACAGTCAACTCCGGCCATCCTCTAAACCTGGCTTTGAGTTTGGTCTCACCCACATCAGTGCAGCACCCACAGTCCACATACAAAACAGCAGGTGGATCCACACCAGCCTCCTGGTATCTTCTGACCAGCCCATCCACCATCCTGTCCAGTCCTGCTCCTTCCTGGGCAGTGAGCACACTTATCAGCACCTGACCAAACTCATTGCCAACAGAGGTGAGCCAGAGTCCTGTTCCTTTTGCTGTCCCAGCCAGCTTTTTTGTGATCTAGATTAGACAAGAGAAGAACCATGGTGTATCGTCAGATCAAGCAGACTACACAAAGGGTTTTCACCAATGCTGgaatataataaagaaattataaattGATGAATATCCACTAACCTTTTTAGTTGAATCCATCTTCAAGATGGACCCATGGGTCGATGTTATCCTGGCATGGATTTCATTCAACCTTGTCAAGATGTCCTGGCTGTAGACAGTGAGGAGCCACTTGCAGCTTGGCACAACTGTAGGTGCTGGGGGCTCCTGGAAGGTGATCGGCAACACCCCAGGTCCACTGAGGAAATCCACACACTGAGTGGTATAGCGGGCTAGACGCTGGAGCCACTCTTCACTGTGGTTTTCCTTCAGTTGTTTAATGACCCTTGTGGTGCTGTTGCCTAGTCCACGCTCATGCAGTAGGCGAATGACTCTTATATCACAGGCATACCTTAGGAACAGaagaatattaatataaacatatatatatatatatatatatatatatatatatatatatatatatatgtaaagtaTTTTCATATATCTGTGATGATAGGTTAACAACTGCACGAGGAATAAAGGTGTTCAATTACTCACTTCTGTGTGAGAATGACCCGAAACTCGTGAGCGATGGCCAAGATCTAGCTGCTGCAAGACAGTCTGACTCCAGGACACATGCGAGGCTTTGCACTTGGTACAGATGAGGGTTTCTGTAACCATGTTGTACATCCTGTCGATGTCCAGAACCTGCCGTGCCCTTTTGTGCAGACCTCCACCTGTCAGCTGATGCTGTCCACATGCAGGATTAGGGCAAAGGACTTTGACCCTCCACAGCTTGTATGGCATCCACAGCAAAAGTGAATGACAGAAAAATCTGTCTGGAGCTGGAGCCTGATCGTATGTAAGTGCAGGCTGTGGAGGGTAATACCAGAGCTGGAGGTTGTCTCGAAGCTCTGGCTTTCCTTTGGACCCCATTTTAAAAAGCCTGCTGGCAATCCACTTGTGGTCCTCTGGTGGCAAGGTTTCAGCCCAAAGGCGCGGAAGTGGAACAGCTGATGGAGCTTGCAACAATGACCCAGAAGGTGCAGTCTGTGAAGGAAAATAGATAAAACCTTTAGTCTGGTAATGTAAATGCACCTTACATATTTGAGTGAGTACCCTCACATGATATCATGATTATAATCTAAATACCTTTGATTTTAAGTGATTGTTTTTGAATACCTAATTATGTTTTTCAATTCCAAAAATCATTAATAGAATTTcaccaataaacattttctttaaagaagCAAAAGTATTTTGCAATACAGTTATTTCTCTTTTTCCTTTCTACTTCTtttccatccattttcttttcttttactacTGTGAACATAAAATATCAACAACAGAAGGCGTAATTTTTGTGattctttgctttattttttcctctctttattttgttaacatttatacatatatcaaGCTTAGTTAATTAACATCAAGTCAATTTAATTGGCTGGTCTTAAAACCACTTTGTGTGAATTCAGCTGGGGCAGCAAATATGCAAACCAAATTACCTTTTTTTGGACAGAAAATATGAAATTACTTACTGAGACAATGCCGGACGGCTCTGTGGAACTGGTCACTGCCGTAGTGGATGTGAGGACGGGGGCAGAATATTGAAGGTCCTGTGTCTGTACAAACAAGCAGTATAACAAAgtgcattttgtaaatatatatctataagtaacattaactaatcagaATTTTTTGCAACCATTACTTTATTTGaacattaatgtataaaatacattggaaatgaatgattgCTGCTAAACTGTCAAATTTTGTCACAGCGCTTCTATGCAGAACAAAAAGTTTAAAGAATGgtgcttatttttaatatatatgtttttatgcactaaaaGAATACTACAGAgatgttttattgagatttaatgTGACTGTACTTAACAAAAATACGAATTtacgtaaaaaaaaatgcttataccAAATTCTCTCAGAATGCTATGTGGATTATGACAATACTTACAGCCGTGTTTGGTGTAGAAGCACTACACACTGCTGAACTGGGCTGAACCCAACCTGTGATGGTGTTCACAATGGCAAAatgtacactactgttcaaaggTTTGCGATCtgctcaatgtatttttttatgttttaattatgtttatcaaggctacatttatttgatcaaatatttagtaaaaactggaataatgtgaaataataatataggcaaatttaataaataaagaataatttattcaaacaattcaaatcaaataaaatctacTTAATTTATGAGCAAATCAAACACAATAGAATTCTTGCAATATATGAGTAATATTaagcttttatattttaacaataataattttttgaacaTTAGTGTATATCACATTAAATTTCAAGCAATTAGAAACTATCTTTCTATATGTCAGTTGTACAATCAGTTTGATTTCTCTACAGTGTTTCGAGTTCAAGCTGTTTTTTACTACCACCCTCTGCTACTTTTACAGGTAGAAATAAGACATAAGTTAGAATAGATTTAATTAGATAACTGGTTCATTGCAAATAAATGTGACACATTAGGCTTTGATTAAAATTATAGTTTTCTGGATCAAggagcaatatgcaaacaaatatttttttttactaccaaaggaataaagtattgcattatgttatatacagtattattgtactattattacatcatgcattttaacaaaaacatacattgtaTATTACAACATCACACTatgtgttatatacagttgaagtctgatttattagcccgctttttaattttttttcaccaatttctgtttaatggagagaagatttgttcagcacattttttaaacatcaaagttttaataactcattcctaagaactgttttattttatctttgccctgatgacagtaaataatatttgactagatattcttcaagacacttttataccacttaaagtgacatttgaaggtttaactaggtaaattaggttaaataggcaggttagggtaattaggcaagttattgtataacgatggtttgttttgtagactatgccaaaaaaaaaaaaaaaaaaagcttaaagaggctcataatattgaccttgaaaaatgtattcgaaataaaacaaataagactttctcccagaagaaaaaatattatcatacctgtggtagcaaaaaaataaataaatatatttttaaataagtactatTTCAAGATAATACCTCAGACTCATTGTTtagaaaaagtacaaattttagCTTAcacttaaaatcaaaacaaagtatTTACTATTAGTGTTTATTATGTATCATTATCTGAAGACAAGAGGTTAAAATGTAGCTTTAAAAACTGTGACCCTGACCATGACCTGACCATGTAATTTAATCCAATCACAGAAACTCAAACCGACCAATCAGCAAGTGTCTGCTACCCCCCACTGTGCAAGAGGTGTGAAAAGAAGCAGGTCTCTAGCAACACCTcaacttttttattgctttttgttaTTTTCTCTCCTATGTTTGAACTTTGAACTGAACTTTGAGCACCTTGAACACCTGAAACACTGAAATTgtcatttcttttgatttttaaaaaaatgtaccattGACAATTGCGGTGAAATCTTTGATGCCACTGATGGAGTAGACGGGGGCTGGGGCTGGGGCTGGGGCTGGGCCTCAAGTTGTCTCGTCTCCATCCCCTCCTGAGCAGTTGCATTAGGGGCAGGTTGTTGCACCGTTTGTGCTGGAGCAGCAGAAGCAGTACTCTGctgaaaataaatcacaaaaatacatataatcataaaaaaggaaaggcattctagtaaataaaaataaacacatattgactcaaaaatgtaccttttgagtgTGAAAACCACATGTGCATTTCAGCACACCTCCAAGCAAAGTCCTCTGCCCACGAGATTGCAATGGGCATTTCTCAATCTGAAAAAATCATgaaagatatattaaataattttatacaatacaaaaaacttttataaGTAAATAAGAATTTTTACTCAATGACTCCCTTAATAAAGCACACAATAGCTCTGTAAATTAATTTACCACTGTTTCtagaatgtgtttaatatttgtctAATATATAATCGTACAGTTAGTATCTCCAAAAACGAAAGGAAGAATAAAAGGAACTGGACAGGAACATTTCAAGCCTTAAAACCACATGCTGTATACTGTACTCATAATCCTTTCCCCcaccttttcagatctctctcataaacggtcaaacttactaaattatttgacgtaaatctcaaaatacatgcaatttaaaacactttaatatataaaaacaagtatgacatgttttacacagatactgtactgaagcctaacaagttaacgttactctgttaagCAAATTTCAACAAACGTTATATCATGTAAACGAAATACACACCCTTTGATAAATCTCATGCCACTTTTTTTTGTCGAGGAGCTGGCCTGTTTCCCTCATTTGATGGCCAAACTCCTGTGCTGGTAAACTTTTTCAGACATGAAATCCAGTCAGCGTCTGACATGGCTTTATGAGATTTTCCAGACATTTTTCTCCTATAAATTAAACGGTTTTGAATTAAAGTatccaaatttaaaatacaacacactaaaacattaattcgtgcaattgtgtagtttttcctaccttttttaagaaatcactatCGAAAAAAATCCTTTACTGTAAGCAAAACGATGCTGTGCTCTGTCGAATGATGCTGTTCGTTGAATATCACTGATGGTCAATGAACTTTTTTGACCTCTGACCTGCCTCCAGAGGACCGCGTCATTCCTTCGTGTACCTTCGGCTCAGTTCGGAAAATTGATGGACATCTGACTAACCTGTTTGACTGCACACCTAGCGATGAATCCTGGAACGGTTCCTTCCCCCCGGCTTCAACATTGTCtcaactctgattggtcaaatgttgaaaatgttaaGAATTCCGGTCTGTGATTGGCTGCAAATGTTGAAGCGCTGCAACGTGATTGGCTACAATGTTAGAGCGAATCGCTCCGATTGGCTCTcatcttcaacatttgtgaaatattgtcgGACTATCCTTCTGCAGCTGACGTTCAGGTCGCagccctggaggcgtgggttcgaaatcccacttctgacaaaccgagcctgcggcagtgcgctcaggctgaagtcTTCAACTCTCTGCTACCATGTctgaatgatacagtaacactgacaaagcgctGCATCATGCGGGTTtaaatgcaagtgcactgaaaggggatcaaaagaattgtcctgggatggcgttgatttttaaggtttgcagggcattttttcgtcaaatcctcgtacaacgtcaagtcatgacatttgacagatccacgccctagtatcgtggatcatccagtgagcagagagccaattgagaatgtgcgtaaacgcaaatctgaatgtttctgcccagtttctaacaggagaccctccacttgtaaagccatcgtgataaccacaggagcctccggttagggtgagagcactgtcttgtggtacCATTGCAGAGAgactgaaagtcactttccacaatgttttcattcaatgttctacgctggtggaatcaccttcccattcccactcggattacggatataCTGgtatccttcaaacgacagctaacacccatctcttcagagtacacccgaaccccggtgaatatccctctctctaaagaaaacgaaactcctactccagcactaaattctctgagcacaaactaattacttgaaataaatagccctttttcgtatgcattgcctcgtcttgttgaatacctccactattgtatgtcgctttggaaaAAAGTGTccactaattgtatgcttccgcccagtttcgaacaggagacctttagcgtgtaatgcaaacatgataaacactaaactacggaaaccaataggcccgtgctgcttcaagtatttatagactTTTTTTATTGAGCtttcttgtacggtctgcaccgtggagggccagcaaacgcactggccacctgctcatgcacaacacaaagctaaaagaaatcagattctacgcaagtttgcgacaccgcgaggggcggtaaacactgagttgaattcaaacttctagcctcacaacgctctgcagaaagaatgttttcagtgaacgtcagtactcaacagaagcctgatttgacaattgtcctAAAAGGCAGAGGTTGTTTCcccccagtttcgaactggggaccttttgCATATGAggcaaacgtgataaccactacactacggaaaccttcaggcaaaccaagcagataaccctttttgattaggtgcctgttgacgatcattgctggtgaagcagtggatgctattattttcttgccaaaagaagagcactgtttctgctcggtttcgaaccgaggacctttcgcgtgtaaggcgaacgtgatgaccactacactacagaaaccccacaagcactttcaccagcgaagttaggcctgcaaggataaagcAAGCCAACTCAGCgcgacaagctccctgcaggtattagggccaatttacaatccgggcttgacacagctgtacaggtccttgcgaaatgtcccctttcgtctgagctcatgcatagtcaacaggtttttacctgattggtgtgcatgactctaaagtgctgtggcccttcagccgtctcgattttggtactgtatggtaaaaAGGACATCTCttctggaaatctgttttttacaaaccttgttccatcttctatgtttgtgccaggatacaatcttcttttaattttagaattttaaaatttcTTCATCAGGTAGgtaacaggcagatgcttgaacgaaacaacatagtctctgttttgtaacctccgtacttcagatttcactcctttaattgtcaatccattgtctattaaaatttcgttgtaatcttcagtctccattgttacttcatactcccttgtttgtttgggtctcaccgccagaattcttccttctccaatcagctccgtgactgctttgattatatcaaatcttcttgcatcttttacattttctacttctacagttactgttgcttcctttgtgcatactcttctttgtacctcttgcttatccttacctttttcacctcttcgttggccgggcttttcattttatttatctctgagtgatgtgatttttgtttaaagtgttactattattttgtttttattctttatcTTCGTAATGGGAAGtttgtgttgttattattgtggGAATGATGTGACATCACTTGCTTACTGATATTTGCCAAATCGGAACCAAGGGTTTGTTGTGAATTTGATATTTTGAATTGTGTGGTTGGTGGTATGTACAATTCAGGAGCGGAAGTAGGGGTGAGGCCACAGGCCCCCGTTTAAATTGGTATGGCCACTGTTGTGCCTCTCTCCTCTAAGTCATTGATGATTCATATCAAAACTCGGACATAAAGATGTGCTTTAATTCATGTCGAACGTCAGTGATACCTGTTACTTCAGCTATTTTTCTTGTATGATGAATGTTTTCATCCCTGCAGATCAACTGGTTTGTTCATAACAGGGAGTAAAATTGTTACAGTCAGTGTTGCTTGCTGTACGATTCGCTTTTAATGccgagtttagactgcatgattttcaaagtagtcttgtcacagatgttttcacactgcatgactatctgggctagcattttgtcgctgctttgtttcaaatcaaatcaaatcacttttagggcctactcacactatgccatccgtaccgtgctcaggcccgttttccggatcgtttgagaagtgt
The Danio rerio strain Tuebingen ecotype United States chromosome 4, GRCz12tu, whole genome shotgun sequence genome window above contains:
- the LOC110439607 gene encoding uncharacterized protein; this translates as MDSTKKITKKLAGTAKGTGLWLTSVGNEFGQVLISVLTAQEGAGLDRMVDGLVRRYQEAGVDPPAVLYVDCGCCTDVGETKLKARFRGWPELTVKLDIWHFMRRIAVGCTTDAHQLYPIFMSRISACIFEWDAADVSLLRQAKRALLMSQGWPALTDADVNKHLTREELALHCRRRTRGEETTILLLEQLLTELMSNKGNDSLGVPLLDKERMGHIWSVQKKHIKCIQDPPGVVLYTETGSITKGGVLLRTYRCARDSTSLESFHLHLNRFIPGYSANSLIFQIYLLEGLNRWNQDREAASLASEPSALRSYTGELVHCVNCNFEKLFGRKVVPNFCPPARYTGELIGVQYLFQQTGQALQNMNPDCEQTAELIEDLNVDEREEDEGFCDISEDHTIVDPEAALSPSSSTLRSGSSTAVTSSVASLPVST